In Mycobacterium tuberculosis H37Rv, a single window of DNA contains:
- a CDS encoding (2Z,6E)-farnesyl diphosphate synthase (Short (C15) chain Z-FPP synthase (Z-farnesyl diphosphate synthase) (Z-FPP synthetase) (Z-farnesyl diphosphate synthetase) (geranyltranstransferase) (farnesyl pyrophosphate synthetase)): MEIIPPRLKEPLYRLYELRLRQGLAASKSDLPRHIAVLCDGNRRWARSAGYDDVSYGYRMGAAKIAEMLRWCHEAGIELATVYLLSTENLQRDPDELAALIEIITDVVEEICAPANHWSVRTVGDLGLIGEEPARRLRGAVESTPEVASFHVNVAVGYGGRREIVDAVRALLSKELANGATAEELVDAVTVEGISENLYTSGQPDPDLVIRTSGEQRLSGFLLWQSAYSEMWFTEAHWPAFRHVDFLRALRDYSARHRSYGR; this comes from the coding sequence GTGGAGATCATCCCGCCGCGGCTCAAAGAGCCGTTGTACCGGCTCTACGAGCTGCGCCTGCGGCAGGGCTTGGCCGCCTCGAAATCCGACCTGCCCCGGCACATAGCCGTGCTGTGCGACGGCAACCGGCGATGGGCGCGCAGCGCGGGCTACGACGACGTCAGCTACGGCTACCGGATGGGTGCGGCCAAGATCGCCGAAATGCTGCGGTGGTGCCACGAAGCCGGCATCGAACTGGCCACCGTCTATCTGCTGTCCACCGAAAACCTGCAGCGCGATCCCGACGAGCTTGCAGCACTCATCGAGATCATCACCGATGTCGTGGAAGAGATCTGCGCACCGGCCAACCACTGGAGTGTGCGGACGGTCGGGGATCTGGGGTTGATCGGCGAGGAACCGGCCCGGCGGCTGCGCGGTGCGGTGGAATCCACCCCGGAGGTGGCCTCGTTTCATGTCAACGTTGCTGTTGGCTACGGCGGGCGCCGCGAGATCGTCGACGCTGTGCGCGCGTTGTTGAGCAAGGAACTCGCCAACGGGGCCACCGCGGAGGAACTCGTCGACGCGGTGACCGTCGAGGGTATCTCGGAAAACCTGTACACCTCAGGCCAACCCGACCCCGATTTGGTGATACGCACCTCCGGCGAGCAACGCTTGTCCGGGTTCTTGCTGTGGCAAAGCGCCTACTCGGAGATGTGGTTCACCGAGGCGCACTGGCCGGCGTTTCGCCACGTCGATTTTCTACGCGCGCTGCGTGACTACAGTGCGAGGCATCGCAGCTACGGCAGGTGA
- the PE_PGRS21 gene encoding PE-PGRS family protein PE_PGRS21 (Member of the Mycobacterium tuberculosis PE family, PGRS subfamily of ala-, gly-rich proteins) — MSFVVVAPEVLAAAASDLAGIGSTLAQANAAALAPTTAVLAAGADEVSAAIASLFGAHGQAYQAVSAQMSAFHAQFMQALTGAGGAYAAAEAVNVSAAQSVEQDLLAAINARFERIFGRPLIGDGANGGPGQDGGPGGLLYGNGGNGGTSTTVGMAGGNGGAAGLIGNGGFGGGGGPGAAGGNGGAGGWLFGNGGAGGAGGLGVAPGVPGGAGGAGGAGGVGGPAGLWGHGGAGGAGGAGVAGAGGFEGTIGAGGAGGVGGAGGVGGAGGAGGWLYGDAGAGGDGGVGGAGGTGGLGNRGGAGGAGGAGGVGGAGGAAGLWGGGGAGGVGGTGGGAGLGAQSVTFSSSLSGLSGGDGGAGGAGGAGGAGGTGGWLYGGGGAAGSGGDGGTGGQGGAGGAGVFSLFGSGGGPGGNGGVGGVGGVGGAGGRAGLFGVGGLGGAGGDAGDSGEGGFGGPGLAGGLFGNPGNGGVGGIGGDAAAGGAGGAGGNGGAGGNGGWLFGNGGAGGSGGDGGAAGRGGAGNLGSAGGINAPAGNPGSGSVGIGGAGGAGGTAGLFGDGGAGGAGGAGAAGGFGGISAATPSAGSEGAMGGAGGVGGNARLLGTGGAGGVGGGGGAGGDGGRGGVATPGGQGGDAGDGGAGGAGGNGGGASGAGGWLLGTGGAGGAGGNGGNGGKAGFSPGPTNFGLNGAGGGGGVGGNGATGPWLFGDGGPTPGSTGAGAAGGHGGDAQLIGNGGHGGAGGTGVPNGSGGAGGLSGLLFGEPGANG; from the coding sequence ATGTCGTTTGTAGTCGTGGCGCCGGAGGTGTTGGCGGCGGCCGCTTCGGATCTAGCGGGCATCGGGTCGACACTGGCGCAGGCCAACGCCGCGGCGTTGGCGCCGACCACCGCGGTGTTGGCCGCGGGTGCTGATGAGGTTTCCGCGGCAATCGCGTCGCTGTTTGGGGCGCATGGTCAGGCGTATCAGGCGGTGAGCGCCCAAATGTCGGCGTTTCACGCCCAGTTCATGCAGGCGTTGACGGGTGCCGGCGGGGCTTATGCGGCTGCGGAGGCGGTCAACGTCTCGGCGGCGCAGAGCGTGGAACAAGACCTGTTGGCCGCGATCAACGCTCGCTTCGAGCGGATTTTTGGGCGCCCGCTGATCGGTGATGGCGCCAACGGCGGGCCGGGACAAGACGGCGGGCCCGGCGGGTTGCTGTACGGCAACGGTGGCAACGGCGGCACCAGCACGACCGTGGGGATGGCCGGCGGCAACGGTGGTGCCGCCGGGCTGATCGGCAACGGTGGGTTCGGGGGCGGCGGCGGGCCCGGCGCGGCCGGCGGCAACGGCGGCGCCGGCGGGTGGCTATTCGGCAACGGCGGCGCCGGCGGTGCCGGCGGCCTCGGCGTAGCGCCCGGCGTGCCCGGCGGCGCCGGCGGTGCCGGCGGCGCCGGCGGTGTCGGCGGACCCGCCGGGTTGTGGGGCCACGGGGGTGCCGGCGGGGCGGGTGGTGCCGGCGTGGCTGGCGCCGGCGGCTTCGAGGGGACGATCGGTGCCGGCGGTGCCGGCGGTGTCGGCGGTGCCGGCGGTGTCGGCGGTGCCGGCGGTGCCGGCGGGTGGCTGTACGGCGACGCCGGTGCCGGTGGGGATGGTGGTGTCGGCGGTGCCGGCGGCACCGGCGGGTTAGGCAACCGTGGCGGCGCCGGTGGCGCCGGGGGCGCCGGTGGTGTCGGCGGCGCCGGGGGTGCCGCCGGGCTGTGGGGCGGCGGTGGTGCCGGCGGGGTGGGTGGGACCGGCGGCGGCGCCGGCCTCGGTGCTCAGAGCGTCACCTTCAGTAGTAGCTTAAGTGGCCTTTCCGGTGGCGACGGCGGCGCCGGCGGGGCCGGTGGCGCCGGTGGCGCCGGTGGCACCGGTGGGTGGCTGTATGGCGGCGGTGGTGCCGCCGGATCCGGCGGGGACGGTGGTACCGGCGGTCAGGGCGGCGCCGGCGGCGCCGGTGTATTTAGCCTATTCGGATCCGGTGGCGGCCCCGGCGGCAACGGCGGCGTCGGCGGCGTCGGCGGTGTCGGCGGTGCTGGCGGGCGTGCCGGCTTGTTCGGCGTCGGGGGCCTCGGCGGCGCGGGTGGCGACGCCGGTGACTCCGGCGAAGGCGGCTTCGGCGGGCCGGGGCTCGCCGGCGGGCTGTTCGGCAACCCCGGCAACGGCGGCGTCGGCGGGATCGGCGGCGACGCCGCAGCCGGCGGCGCCGGTGGGGCCGGAGGCAACGGTGGGGCCGGAGGCAACGGTGGGTGGTTGTTCGGCAATGGTGGTGCCGGCGGCTCCGGTGGCGACGGCGGCGCCGCCGGCCGTGGCGGTGCCGGCAACTTGGGCTCGGCCGGGGGTATCAACGCCCCCGCCGGTAACCCCGGCAGCGGCTCGGTCGGCATCGGCGGTGCCGGTGGTGCCGGCGGCACCGCCGGGCTGTTCGGCGACGGTGGGGCTGGTGGGGCCGGTGGTGCCGGCGCCGCCGGCGGCTTCGGCGGCATCAGCGCCGCCACCCCCTCGGCGGGCAGTGAGGGCGCCATGGGTGGGGCCGGTGGTGTTGGCGGCAACGCCAGGCTGTTGGGCACTGGTGGCGCCGGTGGAGTCGGCGGCGGCGGCGGGGCCGGCGGCGACGGAGGCCGCGGCGGAGTCGCAACCCCCGGCGGTCAGGGCGGTGACGCTGGGGACGGTGGCGCCGGCGGGGCCGGCGGCAATGGCGGCGGCGCCAGCGGCGCCGGCGGGTGGCTGTTGGGGACCGGTGGTGCCGGTGGTGCCGGTGGTAACGGCGGCAATGGCGGAAAAGCCGGTTTTAGCCCTGGGCCGACCAACTTCGGTCTCAACGGCGCCGGTGGTGGTGGTGGTGTCGGCGGCAACGGCGCCACCGGACCCTGGCTGTTCGGCGACGGCGGCCCCACCCCAGGCAGCACCGGTGCCGGTGCGGCCGGTGGTCACGGCGGCGACGCCCAGCTGATCGGCAACGGCGGCCACGGCGGGGCCGGCGGCACCGGGGTGCCGAACGGGTCAGGTGGTGCCGGCGGCCTCAGCGGGCTGCTGTTCGGCGAGCCGGGGGCGAACGGGTAG
- a CDS encoding hemolysin-like protein yields the protein MSGQADTATTAEARTPAHAAHHLVEGVARVLTKPRFRGWIHVYSAGTAVLAGASLVAVSWAVGSAKAGLTTLAYTAATITMFTVSATYHRVNWKSATARNWMKRADHSMIFVFIAGSYTPFALLALPAHDGRVVLSIVWGGAIAGILLKMCWPAAPRSVGVPLYLLLGWVAVWYTATILHNAGVTALVLLFVGGALYSIGGILYAVRWPDPWPTTFGYHEFFHACTAVAAICHYIAMWFVVF from the coding sequence ATGAGCGGCCAGGCCGACACCGCCACCACCGCGGAAGCAAGGACGCCGGCCCACGCTGCCCACCACCTCGTCGAAGGTGTCGCCCGTGTCCTGACCAAACCGCGCTTCCGCGGCTGGATCCACGTGTATTCCGCCGGCACCGCGGTGTTGGCCGGTGCGTCGCTGGTCGCGGTGTCGTGGGCGGTGGGTTCCGCCAAGGCGGGCCTGACGACGCTGGCCTACACCGCGGCCACGATCACCATGTTCACCGTCAGCGCCACTTATCACCGGGTCAATTGGAAATCCGCGACGGCCCGCAACTGGATGAAGCGGGCCGACCACTCGATGATCTTCGTGTTCATCGCCGGCAGCTACACGCCGTTCGCGCTGCTGGCCTTGCCGGCCCACGACGGGCGCGTGGTGTTGTCGATTGTTTGGGGCGGTGCGATCGCCGGAATCTTGCTGAAGATGTGTTGGCCGGCGGCGCCGCGCTCGGTCGGGGTTCCGCTGTACCTGTTGCTGGGTTGGGTGGCGGTCTGGTACACCGCGACGATCCTGCACAACGCCGGGGTGACCGCGTTGGTGTTGCTGTTTGTTGGCGGCGCGTTGTACAGCATCGGCGGCATTCTCTACGCGGTACGCTGGCCCGACCCGTGGCCGACGACGTTCGGCTACCACGAGTTCTTCCACGCCTGCACCGCGGTGGCGGCGATCTGCCACTACATCGCGATGTGGTTCGTGGTGTTCTGA